The following proteins are co-located in the Saccharomycodes ludwigii strain NBRC 1722 chromosome V, whole genome shotgun sequence genome:
- the PSG1 gene encoding Psg1p (similar to Saccharomyces cerevisiae YKL077W | PSG1 | Pma1 Stabilization in the Golgi) produces the protein MPTSKSLLLLLLVLSTSHFANAWRDVVMPRPKDTTTTEAPKPWVRTIYDSAKEIVTPTVIAGITFSAEPDKESDPLKPWVSLKKDGSPVTIKPEIKNGRTKNAYPSYSTYFQNVYTTSLTYEDLGKPQNMDPDDIFEKEIFVDDDDTYTSLNPVMRCTPLSYFQKGPAKNILSEPFCSPREKTNLKVDDTYFITWYTKFFTHPVTEQIAEKVRLHFTYVKEDARDKNLHKRNPEKATFFITEWLNNVDGIFPLEVQEAWLQGQAYRAILVTIQPDYINDDEFLPSTADNGLEFIIKLGSKVFKTTKEQLALQDAGIYNDSIYYIILAIPMCVVVTFVGMYFFLYLTKGNRDFSDIKSSVLKSRHRVIGRIKDIKKFRGIKNHKYEELPQFKKVSKQN, from the coding sequence ATGCCCACATCAAAGTccctattattattactattagtaTTAAGCACCTCACACTTTGCTAATGCTTGGAGAGATGTGGTCATGCCAAGACCAAAAGATACAACTACAACAGAAGCTCCAAAACCATGGGTGAGAACTATTTATGACAGTGCTAAGGAAATAGTTACACCAACAGTTATCGCTGGAATAACATTTTCTGCTGAACCAGATAAAGAATCAGATCCTTTGAAACCATGGGTTTCATTAAAGAAAGACGGTTCACCAGTCACTATTAAAccagaaataaaaaacggTAGAACCAAAAACGCATATCCAAGCTACTCGAcctattttcaaaatgttTATACTACTTCGTTAACTTACGAGGATTTGGGTAAACCTCAAAACATGGATCCagatgatatttttgaaaaagaaatttttgtcgatgatgatgataccTATACTTCCTTGAATCCTGTTATGAGATGCACGCCGCTTAGCTATTTCCAAAAGGGACCAGctaaaaacattttaagTGAGCCATTTTGCTCACCAAGGGAAAAAACCAATTTGAAAGTTGATGATACCTACTTTATTACTTGGTACACCAAGTTTTTCACTCACCCTGTTACTGAACAAATTGCCGAAAAAGTTAGACTACATTTCACTTATGTTAAAGAAGATGCACGtgataaaaatttacatAAAAGAAATCCAGAAAAGGCCACATTTTTCATTACAGAATGGTTGAATAATGTTGATGGTATCTTCCCATTAGAGGTTCAAGAAGCGTGGTTACAAGGTCAGGCTTACAGAGCTATTCTAGTAACTATTCAACCAGATTACATTAATGACGATGAGTTTCTTCCATCGACAGCTGACAACGGACTtgaatttataattaaattggGTTCCAAAGTCTTCAAAACAACGAAAGAACAATTAGCGTTACAAGATGCAGGCATTTATAATGATTCTATCTATTACATTATTTTAGCTATTCCTATGTGTGTTGTTGTCACATTTGTTGGaatgtattttttcttatatttGACCAAAGGGAACAGAGATTTTAGCGACATTAAAAGCTCTGTTTTGAAGAGCAGACACAGAGTTATCGGTCGTATTAAGGATATCAAGAAGTTTAGGGGCATCAAGAATCACAAATACGAAGAGTTGCCCCAATTCAAAAAAGTGTCAAAACAGAATTGA
- the MRX9 gene encoding Mrx9p, whose translation MSRNILTLLKTKGLAPSLPTYASKTTVLESQLKTLSLFSVGRHRAETNNKLSSLPFNTKGNYILLANTSTNVNASCRSLLLSKRQFHNTPTSKIWWNSNRGGNFNSFNNPFLGGGGFSTFLGIAVGACVFTIVLMILPFFLVYVILPLIFLCLLRNLYLNWKFKQILKYVNKSQIYMPLRVARYFPVRNFFKLEQNALNDIFQQPNMRGFPFSGGKFSINSFNFPYNDASVNKTSSAINERLKKSCDSIQKFMEYRIKEFFTKNECSAANYFFKETYRDEFLRSNGLKFSIDDFSINNRDNNGTRLPFFKQGINLLYKFNCFRMESLLYITENDGNTIPIAKIDLYIDMNPARNRGDNGNVTYYSDNIEVPFCITLTNLKTGKVFYILTPGDSGTFLLF comes from the coding sequence ATGTCTAGGAATATATTGACTTTACTGAAAACAAAAGGTTTAGCACCATCCTTACCAACGTATGCCTCGAAAACAACAGTGCTAGAGTCACAACTAAAAACTTTGTCGTTATTTAGTGTTGGCAGGCATAGAGCAGAAACtaacaataaattatcCTCGTTACCATTTAACACTAAGGGTAATTATATATTGCTGGCTAACACTAGCACAAATGTCAATGCTAGTTGTagatctttattattatctaaaaGACAGTTCCATAATACTCCAACTTCCAAAATATGGTGGAATAGTAACCGTGGTGGCAATTTCAATAGTTTCAATAACCCATTTCTCGGTGGTGGTGGTTTCTCTACCTTCTTAGGTATAGCTGTTGGTGCCTGCGTTTTCACGATAGTTTTAATGATActaccattttttttagtttatgTGATATTGCcgcttatttttttgtgtttgCTTCGAAacttatatttaaattggAAATTTAAACAGATCTTAAAATACGTAAATAAGTCTCAAATCTATATGCCATTGAGGGTTGCTAGATATTTCCCAGTGAGAAATTTCTTTAAGTTGGAGCAAAATGCCCTTAATGATATTTTCCAACAGCCCAACATGAGGGGGTTCCCATTCTCTGGTGGTAAATTCTCAATAAACAGTTTTAACTTCCCTTACAATGATGCTTCTGTTAATAAAACTAGTAGTGCAATTAAtgaaagattaaaaaagagTTGTGATTCAATCCAAAAATTTATGGAATACAGAATCAAAGAATTTTTCACTAAGAACGAATGTAGTGCAGCTAATTATTTCTTCAAAGAAACTTATCGGGATGAATTTTTAAGGAGTAATGGTTTAAAGTTTTCAATTGATGATTTTTCTATAAATAATCGTGATAATAACGGTACTCGTCTTCCATTTTTTAAGCAAggaattaatttattatacaaATTTAATTGCTTCCGTATGGAATCCCTATTATACATAACCGAAAACGATGGAAATACAATACCAATTGCCAAAATCGATTTATATATCGACATGAATCCAGCTAGAAATCGTGGTGATAATGGCAATGTTACTTATTATTCTGATAATATTGAAGTACCGTTTTGTATCACTctaacaaatttaaaaacgggtaaagttttttatattttgacaCCTGGTGATTCAGGtacctttttattattctga